The Leucobacter viscericola genome includes a window with the following:
- the recN gene encoding DNA repair protein RecN: MIEELRIRDLGVIVDTTLALGPGFTAITGETGAGKTMVVSALGLLMGARADASAVRNGATQARVSGIVRTSDPQVAEIVDELGGDVEDGELLMGRSVSSEGRSRASVGGANAPAGSLVRLAERLFAVHGQSEQLRLRSLAAQRDTLDRFGGEEISRVLSTYRGVHRERQTLATRVAELRDALDERITEATRLRAELDEIAGVDPQPGEETELAERIELLNNVEALRAATSTAHEALATESDDPLSRDAGGLVDSAIREVERAAGFDRRLEATLETLRSASFQIADAARELAAYAGDLDQEGPGELARANERFAMLGVLFRQYGPNSSAVIDYAEAGARRLAELDGDDATIEELESRLAAATQHEADLAAELTRLRTDAAVELSKRVTVELRQLALPDAEFVGEVKPLDELGGSGADEVQFLLSPHPGSSPRPIAKSASGGELSRVMLALEVVVAAVDPVPTFVFDEVDSGVGGAAAIEIGRRLARLARTSQVIVVTHLAQVAAFANNHLRVVKDSSGGFTESSCRRLEGDERLAEMARLLSGLSDSASALEHAAELLDLPK; this comes from the coding sequence GTCGTAAGTGCGCTCGGACTTCTGATGGGAGCGCGCGCTGACGCCAGTGCCGTGCGGAACGGGGCCACCCAGGCGCGAGTGAGCGGCATCGTTCGCACGAGCGATCCGCAGGTCGCCGAGATCGTTGACGAGCTCGGAGGAGACGTCGAAGACGGCGAACTGCTGATGGGTCGCAGCGTGAGCTCTGAGGGGCGAAGCCGGGCGAGTGTTGGCGGCGCCAACGCTCCTGCGGGCAGTCTGGTGCGTCTTGCAGAACGACTCTTTGCTGTGCACGGCCAGTCTGAACAGCTGCGGCTTCGATCCCTCGCCGCGCAGCGTGACACCCTCGACCGGTTCGGCGGCGAAGAGATTTCGCGTGTGCTCAGCACGTACCGTGGGGTTCACCGGGAACGACAGACACTTGCAACTCGGGTTGCAGAGCTTCGTGATGCGCTTGATGAGCGCATCACCGAAGCCACCCGCTTGCGGGCCGAGCTCGACGAGATCGCCGGCGTTGATCCACAACCGGGCGAAGAGACAGAGCTGGCCGAGCGGATCGAGCTTCTGAATAACGTTGAGGCGTTGCGGGCAGCCACCTCGACAGCTCACGAGGCGCTTGCAACAGAGTCAGATGATCCACTGAGCCGAGATGCCGGGGGACTAGTGGACTCCGCGATTCGTGAGGTTGAACGCGCCGCTGGGTTCGATCGGCGGCTTGAAGCCACTCTCGAGACCCTGCGCAGTGCAAGCTTTCAGATAGCTGACGCGGCCCGTGAGCTTGCCGCCTACGCGGGAGACCTCGACCAGGAGGGGCCCGGCGAACTTGCGCGCGCCAACGAGCGCTTTGCGATGCTCGGAGTGCTGTTTAGACAGTACGGCCCGAACTCCTCCGCCGTGATTGACTACGCTGAGGCAGGCGCGCGCCGCCTTGCCGAGCTTGATGGTGACGACGCAACCATCGAGGAGCTTGAGTCGCGACTCGCTGCGGCAACTCAACACGAGGCTGACCTTGCTGCCGAACTCACTCGGTTGCGCACGGACGCAGCTGTGGAGCTCTCGAAGCGTGTGACAGTTGAACTGCGACAGCTCGCACTTCCTGACGCCGAGTTTGTTGGCGAGGTGAAACCCCTCGACGAACTCGGCGGCTCGGGGGCAGACGAGGTGCAATTTTTGCTGAGCCCGCACCCCGGATCATCGCCGCGGCCAATCGCAAAGAGTGCCTCTGGTGGTGAACTCTCGCGGGTCATGCTGGCGCTTGAGGTTGTTGTCGCTGCGGTTGATCCCGTGCCAACGTTTGTGTTTGACGAGGTTGATTCTGGTGTCGGTGGTGCCGCAGCAATTGAGATCGGTCGAAGGCTGGCGCGACTGGCCAGAACATCGCAGGTCATTGTTGTGACACACCTCGCGCAAGTCGCCGCCTTTGCGAACAATCACCTGCGTGTGGTGAAAGATTCGAGCGGCGGGTTTACAGAGAGTAGCTGTCGCAGGCTTGAGGGTGACGAGCGTCTCGCCGAGATGGCGCGCCTGCTCTCGGGGCTCAGCGATTCAGCGAGCGCGCTAGAGCACGCAGCTGAGTTGCTTGATCTGCCAAAGTAA
- a CDS encoding AI-2E family transporter: MVKFWGRRGDKVQPDKEGDSVAQAAYLDTHPDVVHVDLEQLDAETRAMYRDSREAAADAQEERAKTPAREFVIRAPFQLGFTVTLGVLVAMLFGAIVGELSAIIMYVVAALFVALGLDPVVRWLERKGLNRPLGIAVVFASFVLVIAGLLAIIIPMIANQITQLIKSAPTLVSDITKQPWFADLNDRFGQFIDFDGLLKMGQNFVGKPENWAQVAGGVWQAGIGIANGLTAGLIVLILTLYFLASLKTIKRAFYTLVPRSGRSKVIDITEQVTKSVGGYISGMVTLAFINSVLGFIMMTIVGVPFAGLVAVGVFMLALIPLIGSLMATVLVALVGLFDSPTTALIAAIYYLIYMQIEAYVLTPRIMNRVVSVPGALVVIGALAGGTLLGLLGALIAIPVTAMVLMIIKQVWVPRQELR; encoded by the coding sequence ATGGTTAAGTTCTGGGGACGACGCGGCGATAAAGTCCAGCCCGATAAAGAGGGCGATAGTGTTGCGCAGGCAGCATATTTAGACACGCACCCTGACGTCGTGCACGTCGATCTCGAGCAGCTCGACGCTGAGACACGTGCGATGTATCGCGACTCACGCGAGGCGGCGGCGGATGCGCAGGAGGAGCGCGCGAAGACGCCCGCACGCGAGTTTGTGATTCGTGCTCCGTTCCAGCTCGGCTTTACGGTCACCCTTGGTGTGCTCGTCGCTATGCTGTTCGGGGCCATCGTTGGTGAGCTCAGTGCCATCATCATGTACGTTGTGGCGGCGCTGTTCGTCGCTCTGGGGCTCGATCCGGTTGTGCGCTGGCTTGAACGCAAGGGACTGAATCGTCCCCTCGGGATCGCGGTCGTGTTTGCAAGCTTTGTGCTTGTGATTGCGGGGCTCCTCGCGATTATCATCCCGATGATTGCGAACCAGATCACCCAGCTGATTAAGAGCGCCCCGACCCTGGTCAGTGATATCACCAAGCAGCCCTGGTTCGCAGACCTCAACGACCGATTTGGGCAGTTTATTGACTTCGACGGTCTGCTGAAAATGGGCCAGAATTTCGTTGGCAAACCCGAGAACTGGGCGCAGGTCGCCGGTGGTGTGTGGCAAGCCGGTATTGGCATCGCCAACGGGCTCACCGCTGGTCTGATCGTGCTGATCCTCACCCTGTATTTCCTCGCGTCACTAAAGACCATTAAGCGGGCGTTCTACACGCTTGTGCCACGCTCTGGGCGTTCAAAGGTGATCGACATCACCGAGCAGGTCACGAAGTCCGTTGGTGGGTACATCAGCGGCATGGTGACACTCGCGTTCATTAACTCGGTGCTCGGCTTCATCATGATGACGATCGTCGGTGTGCCGTTCGCTGGCCTTGTTGCGGTCGGCGTGTTTATGCTCGCGCTGATCCCACTCATCGGGTCACTGATGGCAACCGTGCTTGTTGCGCTTGTCGGGTTGTTCGACTCGCCGACGACGGCACTTATTGCCGCAATTTATTACTTGATCTACATGCAGATCGAGGCGTACGTGCTCACACCGCGCATCATGAACCGAGTGGTTTCTGTGCCGGGTGCCCTTGTTGTTATTGGTGCACTTGCGGGTGGCACGCTGCTCGGGCTGCTTGGTGCCCTCATCGCCATCCCCGTGACGGCGATGGTACTGATGATCATTAAACAGGTGTGGGTGCCCAGACAAGAGCTTCGGTAA